A stretch of Geomonas oryzisoli DNA encodes these proteins:
- a CDS encoding type II secretion system protein, translating to MWKILKNNRGLSLIEMVVTMVILTLLASLIVPSAQLASKRTKEIELRRNLREIRTAIDEYKKNYDKSQADQKTVQVLNATGYPKKLSLLVEGDDFGGLVKEKKKFLRRIPKDPFFKGEGDDDTGWGLRSHADEFDSTKWGGEDVFDVHSLSEGVAIDGTKYKDW from the coding sequence ATGTGGAAGATCCTTAAAAATAACCGGGGCCTCAGCCTGATCGAGATGGTGGTGACCATGGTCATCCTCACCTTGCTCGCCTCGCTGATCGTTCCGTCGGCCCAGCTGGCTTCCAAGCGGACCAAGGAAATCGAGCTGAGAAGGAACCTGCGCGAGATCAGGACCGCCATAGACGAGTACAAGAAAAACTATGACAAGTCGCAGGCGGACCAGAAAACCGTGCAGGTGCTGAATGCCACCGGTTACCCCAAAAAGTTGAGCCTGCTGGTGGAAGGGGACGACTTCGGCGGGCTGGTCAAGGAAAAGAAAAAGTTTCTGCGGCGCATTCCCAAGGATCCCTTCTTCAAGGGCGAAGGGGATGACGATACCGGGTGGGGGCTGCGCTCCCATGCCGACGAGTTCGACAGCACCAAGTGGGGAGGCGAGGACGTTTTCGACGTTCATTCCCTGAGCGAAGGCGTCGCCATAGACGGTACGAAATACAAGGACTGGTGA
- a CDS encoding type IV pilin protein, with the protein MLKRIVKSQRGFTLIELMIVVTIIGILAAISAPNYQWGIIRAREAVLREDLYTMRSTIDQYYADQGKYPETLQELVDNKNKYLREIPKDPFTRSKDSWVITAPPATDTPSEGGGGGVYDVHSGSTLVGSDGKPYNEW; encoded by the coding sequence ATGTTGAAGAGGATAGTTAAAAGTCAGCGAGGCTTTACGCTCATAGAACTGATGATAGTGGTTACCATCATCGGCATTCTGGCGGCGATCAGCGCTCCCAATTACCAGTGGGGCATCATTAGGGCGCGTGAGGCGGTGCTGCGGGAAGACCTTTACACCATGCGCTCCACCATCGATCAGTACTATGCGGATCAGGGCAAGTACCCCGAGACGCTGCAGGAACTGGTCGACAACAAGAACAAGTACCTGAGGGAGATTCCCAAGGACCCCTTCACCAGGTCCAAGGACAGCTGGGTAATCACCGCGCCTCCCGCCACCGATACCCCTTCCGAGGGGGGGGGAGGCGGGGTCTACGACGTGCATAGCGGTTCCACGCTGGTCGGCAGCGACGGCAAGCCGTACAACGAATGGTAG
- the ftsE gene encoding cell division ATP-binding protein FtsE, producing the protein MIQMHNVFMSYQPESSALSDINLKIPKGDFVFLTGQSGAGKSTLLKLIYADLTPTRGQVLIDGVNLTRLSRSQVPLLRRSIGVVFQDYKLLPNRTVLENVAITLEVLGWGKRDIGKKVYHILKRMGIEDKINATPLRLSGGEQQRVALARALVNDPKILVADEPTGNLDDENKEAILSIFKEANIRGTTVVVATHDRRVIENSHRRVIRLDKGSIVETPGFLVGGGTGSAGACPLEEVTDVQG; encoded by the coding sequence ATGATTCAAATGCATAACGTTTTCATGTCGTACCAGCCGGAGTCGAGCGCGCTGTCCGACATAAACCTCAAGATCCCCAAAGGGGATTTTGTTTTTTTGACCGGGCAGTCGGGGGCGGGGAAGTCGACGCTCCTTAAGCTGATCTACGCCGACCTGACCCCCACCCGGGGACAGGTGCTGATCGACGGCGTCAACCTGACCCGGCTTTCCCGCTCGCAGGTCCCCCTGCTGCGCCGCTCCATCGGGGTGGTATTCCAGGACTACAAGCTGCTTCCGAACCGGACCGTGTTGGAGAACGTGGCCATCACCCTGGAGGTGCTTGGGTGGGGCAAGCGCGACATCGGCAAGAAGGTCTATCACATCCTCAAACGGATGGGGATCGAGGATAAGATCAACGCCACTCCCCTGCGTCTTTCCGGCGGCGAGCAGCAGCGCGTGGCGCTGGCGCGCGCCCTGGTGAACGACCCCAAGATCCTGGTGGCCGACGAGCCCACCGGCAACCTGGACGACGAGAACAAGGAGGCGATCCTTTCCATCTTCAAGGAGGCCAATATCCGCGGCACCACGGTGGTGGTGGCGACCCACGACCGCCGCGTGATCGAGAACTCCCACCGCAGGGTGATCAGGCTCGACAAAGGGTCCATCGTGGAAACGCCT